The following coding sequences lie in one Cyanobacterium sp. Dongsha4 genomic window:
- a CDS encoding aminotransferase class I/II-fold pyridoxal phosphate-dependent enzyme, whose product MSFPQKKTPLLTQLSKLAFKQEAPFYAPGHKKGKGINSQFKALLGENVFKADLPELPELDNLFNPEGVIKEAQDLASQAFGAGHTWFLANGSTSGIIASILATCSEGDKIILPRNVHQSAIFGLILSGAEPIFINPEYDRDFDLFYNISTTQIIKALDNNSRVKAVLLVSPTYHGICANLKEIARCLHNHNIPLIVDEAHGGHFHFHSDLPISAIEAGADVVIQSTHKVLGAMTQASMLHLQGSLVSSDKISRALQMVQSSSPNYLLLASLDSARQQMATEGEYLLKNTLDLALMAREKLSKLDYLSVLNFEQKKDSFNNLDLTRLTINISKLGLTGYEADEILNTELEVTCELPSLKTLTFIISIGNNLDDINKLIEGLTKIEKYRKKINQNDILITNFPTPKLKITPRQAFYAETITLKQSQAINHISGETICPYPPGIPVIMAGELITQDAIVSLQNIINHGGTITGASDSSLQTLKVVNS is encoded by the coding sequence ATGTCTTTCCCTCAAAAAAAAACTCCTCTTTTAACCCAACTAAGTAAATTAGCTTTTAAACAAGAAGCGCCATTTTACGCTCCCGGACATAAAAAGGGTAAAGGTATTAACTCACAGTTTAAAGCATTATTAGGAGAAAACGTATTTAAAGCAGATTTACCAGAATTACCAGAATTAGATAATTTATTCAATCCAGAAGGAGTTATAAAAGAAGCTCAAGACTTAGCTAGTCAGGCTTTTGGGGCAGGACATACTTGGTTTTTAGCCAATGGTTCGACATCGGGAATAATTGCCTCCATTTTGGCGACTTGTTCCGAGGGGGATAAAATAATTTTGCCTCGTAATGTTCACCAATCAGCTATTTTTGGTTTAATCTTGTCTGGTGCAGAACCTATTTTTATTAATCCTGAGTACGATCGAGATTTTGATTTATTTTATAATATCTCTACCACACAAATAATTAAAGCCTTAGACAACAATTCCAGAGTCAAAGCGGTACTTTTAGTTTCTCCCACTTATCACGGCATCTGTGCAAATTTGAAAGAAATAGCCCGTTGTTTGCATAACCATAACATTCCTTTGATTGTTGATGAAGCTCATGGCGGACATTTTCATTTTCATTCAGATTTACCCATATCAGCAATAGAAGCAGGGGCAGATGTGGTTATTCAGTCAACCCATAAAGTTTTAGGAGCAATGACTCAGGCTTCTATGTTGCATTTACAAGGTAGTCTAGTTTCCTCTGACAAAATTAGTCGGGCTCTACAAATGGTTCAATCTTCTAGCCCTAATTATCTACTATTAGCTTCTTTGGACTCAGCACGACAACAAATGGCAACAGAGGGAGAATATTTATTAAAAAATACTTTAGACTTAGCTTTAATGGCGAGAGAAAAGCTGAGTAAATTAGATTATTTATCGGTATTAAATTTTGAACAAAAAAAAGATAGTTTTAATAATTTAGATTTGACAAGATTGACAATAAATATTTCTAAATTGGGTTTAACTGGATATGAAGCCGATGAAATCCTCAATACTGAATTAGAAGTTACTTGCGAGTTACCATCACTAAAAACTTTAACTTTTATTATTTCCATTGGGAATAATCTTGATGATATAAACAAATTAATTGAGGGTTTAACCAAAATAGAAAAATACCGCAAAAAAATAAACCAAAATGATATTTTGATCACAAATTTCCCTACTCCAAAACTAAAAATAACTCCCCGTCAGGCATTTTATGCAGAGACAATCACTTTAAAGCAAAGTCAAGCTATTAACCATATTAGTGGGGAAACAATTTGTCCTTATCCCCCCGGTATTCCCGTCATTATGGCAGGAGAATTAATTACCCAAGATGCGATCGTATCTCTTCAAAATATTATTAATCATGGTGGTACAATTACAGGAGCTAGTGATTCGAGCTTACAAACACTAAAAGTAGTTAATTCTTAA
- a CDS encoding serine/threonine-protein kinase: protein MSVIYCLNPDCENPVNDTKTRKCRSCQSNLILNKRYVAIKKIGRGGFGTTYLAVDMGRKNIYCVIKQLELSKENPESYRTALDLFNREAKTLAKLNHPQIPKLLDYFEENNQFYLIQDFVLGKNLEREIKKGGIYPETTAKKFLRQMLPVLQYIHSEKVIHRDIKPGNILREKKTNKLFLIDFGAVKEQVNTQLMSQNPESAFTKISVGTMGFAPPEQLAMRPVYSSDIYALGATCIFLLTGKAPKDLCDNVTGELAWEKYTAVSSNFAKVLNKMLELDVRKRYSSADDVIKALELVPYEEELAGSMVNLSVSKEVSSEDDEDMTVTNSTSQNLADAIRKRREKLQQSGGNTPAKAKVNVSAIPPTQPKAQLTPDAIKEYYRQGDRNFSQQSLNGFDLEGFKLAGASFSQSKLIGVNLQKANLYRTNFYNANLAQANLKEADLRRAELYKANLKNADLQGANLTAANLTSALLKDCNLAGANLKGAKVDDEQLKMAKTSWRTIFPDGKRRWW from the coding sequence ATGAGCGTTATCTATTGTCTCAACCCCGATTGCGAAAATCCAGTCAACGATACCAAAACCAGAAAGTGTCGTAGTTGTCAGTCTAATTTAATCCTGAATAAACGTTATGTTGCCATAAAAAAAATAGGCAGGGGCGGTTTTGGTACGACTTATCTAGCGGTGGATATGGGACGGAAAAACATTTATTGCGTCATTAAACAACTTGAACTCTCTAAGGAAAATCCGGAATCCTACCGTACAGCTTTAGATTTATTCAATCGAGAGGCAAAAACACTGGCAAAGTTAAATCATCCTCAAATCCCGAAACTGTTGGATTATTTTGAAGAGAATAACCAATTTTATCTCATTCAAGATTTTGTCTTAGGAAAAAATTTAGAACGAGAAATCAAAAAAGGGGGGATATATCCCGAAACTACGGCAAAAAAATTCCTCCGCCAAATGTTGCCTGTATTGCAGTACATACATTCAGAAAAAGTAATTCATCGAGATATAAAACCGGGGAATATCCTTCGAGAGAAAAAGACAAATAAATTATTTTTAATTGATTTTGGGGCGGTAAAAGAACAGGTTAACACTCAATTAATGAGTCAAAATCCTGAAAGTGCCTTTACTAAAATATCTGTCGGTACAATGGGATTCGCTCCTCCTGAACAGTTGGCGATGCGTCCTGTATATTCCAGTGATATTTACGCTTTAGGGGCAACTTGTATCTTTTTGTTGACAGGAAAAGCCCCCAAAGATTTATGCGACAATGTGACGGGGGAGTTGGCATGGGAAAAATACACAGCCGTTAGTTCCAATTTTGCTAAGGTGTTAAATAAAATGTTGGAGTTGGACGTGCGTAAGCGTTACAGTTCAGCAGATGATGTTATTAAGGCTTTAGAGCTAGTTCCCTATGAAGAGGAATTGGCGGGTAGTATGGTCAATTTAAGTGTTAGCAAAGAGGTAAGCAGTGAAGATGATGAGGATATGACTGTTACTAATTCTACCTCTCAAAATCTTGCTGATGCCATCAGAAAACGCCGAGAAAAGTTACAACAGTCTGGAGGTAATACACCAGCAAAAGCAAAGGTTAATGTAAGTGCTATTCCTCCCACTCAACCGAAAGCACAACTAACTCCTGATGCTATTAAGGAATATTATCGTCAGGGCGATCGCAATTTCAGTCAACAGAGTTTAAATGGATTTGATTTGGAGGGCTTTAAATTAGCGGGGGCTAGTTTTTCTCAAAGTAAACTAATTGGAGTGAATTTACAAAAAGCAAATCTTTATCGCACTAATTTTTATAATGCCAATTTAGCCCAAGCCAACTTAAAAGAAGCTGATTTAAGACGAGCGGAGTTATATAAGGCTAATTTGAAAAATGCGGATTTACAGGGTGCTAATTTGACGGCGGCAAATTTAACCAGTGCGTTGTTGAAAGATTGTAATTTAGCAGGGGCTAATTTGAAAGGGGCAAAAGTGGATGATGAGCAGTTAAAAATGGCAAAAACCAGTTGGCGTACTATTTTTCCTGATGGTAAGAGAAGATGGTGGTAA
- a CDS encoding bestrophin family protein: MKINTLVIIKRKPWFREAFRVKYSVFPDVWEKALFFAVFSFVICLLHSVGFPVQQPILSSLIPTIVLGLLLVFRTNSANERFWEGRKLWGGIVNHLRNLTWQIWVNIKEETPDDQEHKINALNLLTVFAIATKNHLRSEGISEEMRPLLSAYYYHHLQTSQHLPLQIAAYLGEYLQQEYQKKHLNEYQLTNMQQLINQLMDMVGGCERILKTPIPNSYSIHLKQLLLIYCLVLPFQLVDQIEWWTIPFVSIVSYIVYGIEAIALEIENPFGRDRNDLPLDQICQAINQNIQDFILNQKR, encoded by the coding sequence ATGAAAATTAATACCCTCGTTATTATTAAACGAAAACCTTGGTTTAGGGAAGCATTTAGGGTTAAATATTCTGTTTTTCCAGATGTTTGGGAAAAGGCTCTTTTTTTTGCTGTTTTTTCCTTTGTTATTTGTTTACTGCACAGTGTTGGTTTTCCTGTTCAACAACCGATTCTAAGTAGTTTAATACCTACTATTGTCTTGGGTTTATTATTAGTTTTTCGTACTAATTCTGCTAATGAACGTTTTTGGGAAGGGCGAAAATTGTGGGGCGGAATTGTTAATCATTTACGCAATTTAACTTGGCAAATATGGGTTAATATTAAAGAGGAAACACCCGACGATCAAGAGCATAAAATTAATGCTTTAAATTTATTGACAGTATTTGCGATCGCAACTAAAAATCATTTAAGATCAGAGGGAATCAGTGAAGAAATGCGCCCTTTGTTATCTGCTTACTATTATCATCACTTACAAACAAGTCAACATTTACCGCTACAAATTGCCGCTTATTTGGGAGAATATTTACAGCAAGAATATCAAAAAAAACATCTAAATGAATATCAATTAACTAATATGCAACAATTGATTAATCAACTTATGGATATGGTGGGCGGATGTGAAAGAATTTTAAAAACTCCTATCCCCAATTCCTATAGTATTCACTTAAAACAATTACTTTTAATTTATTGTTTAGTATTACCATTTCAGTTAGTAGATCAAATTGAGTGGTGGACTATTCCTTTTGTTTCCATTGTTAGTTATATTGTTTATGGTATAGAAGCGATCGCTCTTGAAATTGAAAATCCTTTTGGTAGAGATAGAAACGACTTACCATTAGACCAAATTTGTCAGGCAATTAACCAAAATATTCAGGATTTTATACTTAATCAAAAACGTTAA
- the sppA gene encoding signal peptide peptidase SppA has translation MKKFLQQTLASFLGSLASLSLLALLSSGGLFILIVVLLSMSSTPKIENQSALVFNLNSQISDYQRESDLNSLLGGNNTENLTLRDITDAINKAAEDKRISVLYLDGSQGNLVTGYASLTEINNALEKFKASGKKIIAYNVSAGEQDYFITSIADEIILNPMGGMEMNGLASSQLFFASALEKYGIGVQVVRVGKYKSAVEPFILDNYSPESKLQTQDLIDDLWNSYVENVTNNRDLKAGEINNIADNKGILQASEAKNLKIIDQVKYEDEIISELKTITNSENEDNFRKISIKDYITANPQETSSSNQIAILYVEGTIVDGEGRIGEVGGNRYVAEIRKIRQNDDIKGVIVRINSPGGSAIASELILRELQLTAKEKPVVVSMGDVAASGGYWISTAGEKVFASNNTITGSIGVFGLIFNIENIAQNNGINNEVVKTNKFADLGNSFAPKTDAELSVIQQGVDQVYDLFLERVSKARNLPIEKVAEIAQGRVWSGQAAQKIGLIDEIGGLDKSLEYLNEKLELNNNYQLISYPEKRSWQVELINQLSGTKLNSNLTDKETMLKMIWEENTELQLREILRNPHQIYSILPYKLNIK, from the coding sequence ATGAAAAAATTTTTACAGCAAACCCTTGCCAGTTTTTTAGGAAGTTTAGCCAGTTTATCATTATTAGCTTTATTAAGCTCAGGAGGATTATTCATTCTCATTGTGGTTTTACTATCCATGAGTAGCACTCCCAAAATTGAGAATCAATCTGCCTTAGTTTTTAACTTGAATAGTCAAATTAGCGATTATCAAAGAGAAAGTGACCTTAATTCTTTATTAGGAGGAAATAATACCGAGAATTTAACCTTAAGAGATATTACTGATGCTATCAATAAAGCCGCAGAAGATAAACGAATTTCTGTTTTATATTTAGATGGTAGTCAGGGAAATCTTGTTACAGGATATGCCAGTTTGACGGAAATAAATAATGCCCTAGAAAAATTTAAGGCTAGTGGTAAAAAGATTATTGCTTATAATGTTTCTGCAGGAGAACAAGACTACTTTATCACATCCATTGCTGATGAAATTATTTTAAATCCTATGGGCGGAATGGAAATGAATGGTTTAGCTTCCTCTCAACTGTTTTTTGCTTCTGCTTTAGAAAAATATGGTATTGGTGTTCAAGTCGTTAGAGTTGGTAAATATAAATCAGCAGTCGAGCCTTTTATTCTTGATAATTATAGTCCAGAAAGCAAGTTACAAACTCAAGATTTAATTGATGATTTATGGAATTCTTATGTAGAAAATGTAACTAATAATCGAGATTTAAAAGCAGGAGAAATTAATAATATTGCAGATAATAAAGGTATTTTACAAGCCTCAGAAGCTAAGAATTTAAAAATAATTGATCAAGTTAAATATGAGGATGAAATCATCAGTGAATTAAAAACCATTACTAATAGTGAGAACGAAGATAATTTTCGCAAAATATCTATTAAAGATTATATTACTGCCAATCCTCAAGAAACTAGCAGTAGTAATCAAATTGCAATTCTTTATGTAGAAGGAACAATTGTTGATGGGGAAGGTAGAATTGGAGAAGTAGGGGGTAATCGCTATGTGGCAGAAATTAGAAAAATTAGGCAAAATGATGATATAAAAGGGGTCATTGTCAGAATTAATAGCCCCGGTGGAAGTGCGATCGCATCTGAGTTAATTTTACGAGAATTACAGCTAACCGCCAAAGAAAAACCAGTGGTGGTATCCATGGGTGATGTTGCCGCATCGGGGGGTTATTGGATTTCTACCGCAGGGGAAAAAGTATTTGCTAGTAATAATACTATTACAGGTTCGATCGGGGTATTTGGCTTAATATTTAATATAGAAAATATAGCCCAAAATAATGGCATTAATAATGAAGTAGTAAAAACCAATAAATTTGCCGATTTAGGTAATAGTTTTGCACCGAAAACCGACGCAGAATTAAGTGTTATTCAACAAGGAGTTGATCAAGTTTATGACTTGTTTTTAGAAAGAGTTTCTAAAGCGAGAAATCTTCCCATAGAAAAAGTTGCAGAAATCGCCCAAGGAAGAGTTTGGTCTGGACAAGCCGCCCAAAAAATTGGTTTAATAGACGAAATTGGAGGTTTAGATAAATCTTTAGAATATTTAAACGAAAAGCTAGAATTAAATAACAATTATCAGCTTATAAGTTATCCTGAAAAAAGAAGTTGGCAGGTTGAATTAATTAACCAATTAAGTGGAACAAAACTCAATTCCAATTTAACCGATAAAGAAACTATGCTGAAAATGATTTGGGAAGAAAATACAGAATTACAATTAAGAGAAATTTTAAGAAATCCCCATCAAATTTATAGCATTCTCCCCTATAAATTAAACATAAAATAA
- the htpG gene encoding molecular chaperone HtpG has product MTTILEKGNITIHTENIFPIIKKSLYTDHEIFLRELISNSVDAISKAKMASLAGEFSQELPEPEISITIDKEKKTLAISDNGIGMTVEEVKKYINQVAFSSAEDFITKYGKTANDLIGHFGLGFYSAFMVAKQVEIDTLSYRDGATAVHWTCDGSPEFQLTDSSRTNPGTTITLTIMDEETEYLEEARIKGLIKKYSDFVPVAIKMNGETVNRQKALWKESPQNLTDDDYLEFYRYLYPFQEDPLLWVHLNTDYPFLLNGILYFPKLKPDVDVTKGQIKLFCNQVFVSDHCEEIIPEFLMPLRGVIDSPDIPLNVSRSALTNHRTVRRIADFISKKIGDRLKSLYNDNKGEYIRCWEDVGTFVKYGALRDDKFKKQVEDLIIFRTTYEANQGEEKAKVEVQSGDDDAWSDVKTDESYPYTTLKEYLDRNKAKHENRVFYTTNAQTQSTYIDLYKNQGIEVLYMDSFIDNNYFIPFLEREYTDVKFSRVDSELDSNLVEEDKAGEIVNPQTNKTRGDEIKEIFEKAINKPKVNVKTQSLKAEKQEETPPAMVLLPEAMRRFQEMTAMMQQTEMKFPDEHMLVINISHPLIENIYQLSKSSIIQAGGESSNQEMVNLMCQYVYDLALMAQRAFDAQGMTDFVARSNQVLTKLTKR; this is encoded by the coding sequence ATGACTACTATCTTGGAAAAGGGTAATATTACAATTCATACTGAGAATATATTTCCCATCATCAAAAAATCCCTTTATACTGATCACGAAATCTTTTTAAGAGAATTAATTTCTAACTCTGTGGATGCGATTTCTAAAGCGAAAATGGCATCTTTAGCAGGGGAATTTAGTCAAGAATTGCCTGAACCCGAAATTTCAATTACGATTGATAAGGAGAAAAAAACCCTTGCCATTAGCGATAATGGTATCGGTATGACAGTAGAAGAAGTCAAAAAATATATCAACCAAGTTGCCTTTTCTAGTGCTGAAGACTTTATTACTAAATATGGTAAAACCGCCAATGATTTAATTGGGCATTTTGGTTTGGGTTTTTATTCTGCTTTTATGGTAGCTAAACAGGTAGAAATCGACACTTTATCTTATCGTGATGGAGCGACTGCGGTACACTGGACTTGTGATGGTTCACCTGAATTTCAACTAACTGATTCTAGTCGCACAAACCCTGGTACAACCATTACCCTTACCATCATGGATGAGGAAACGGAGTATTTAGAGGAAGCAAGAATTAAAGGTTTAATCAAAAAATACTCTGATTTTGTACCTGTCGCCATTAAAATGAATGGGGAAACCGTTAACCGTCAAAAGGCTTTATGGAAAGAATCCCCTCAAAATTTGACCGATGACGACTACTTAGAATTTTATCGTTATCTCTATCCTTTTCAAGAAGATCCTTTATTATGGGTACATTTAAACACGGATTATCCATTTTTACTCAATGGTATCCTATATTTTCCCAAATTAAAACCCGATGTGGATGTCACTAAGGGGCAAATTAAGTTATTTTGTAATCAGGTATTTGTTAGTGATCATTGTGAGGAGATTATTCCAGAGTTTTTGATGCCTTTGCGTGGTGTCATTGATAGCCCTGATATTCCTTTAAATGTCTCCCGTAGTGCTTTAACTAATCATCGCACCGTTAGACGTATTGCAGATTTTATCAGCAAAAAAATAGGCGATCGCCTCAAGTCTTTATATAATGATAACAAGGGCGAATATATCCGTTGTTGGGAAGATGTCGGCACTTTTGTTAAATATGGTGCATTAAGAGATGATAAATTCAAGAAACAAGTAGAAGACTTAATTATTTTCCGCACTACCTACGAGGCAAATCAAGGGGAAGAAAAAGCCAAAGTTGAGGTACAATCTGGAGATGATGACGCATGGTCAGATGTTAAAACCGATGAAAGCTACCCTTACACTACCCTCAAAGAATACTTAGACAGAAATAAAGCCAAACACGAAAATCGAGTCTTCTACACAACTAACGCTCAAACCCAAAGCACCTATATTGATTTGTATAAAAATCAAGGGATTGAAGTGTTATACATGGATTCTTTCATCGATAATAACTACTTTATTCCCTTCCTTGAGAGAGAATACACCGATGTTAAATTTTCCCGTGTTGACTCGGAATTAGACTCTAACTTGGTAGAAGAAGATAAAGCAGGAGAAATCGTCAATCCTCAAACCAATAAAACCCGTGGGGATGAAATCAAGGAAATATTCGAGAAGGCAATTAATAAGCCAAAGGTGAATGTCAAAACCCAGTCATTGAAGGCGGAAAAACAGGAAGAAACTCCCCCCGCAATGGTGTTGTTACCTGAAGCTATGCGTCGTTTCCAAGAGATGACGGCAATGATGCAACAGACGGAAATGAAGTTTCCTGATGAACATATGTTAGTAATTAACATTTCACATCCTTTAATTGAAAATATCTATCAACTCAGCAAATCCTCAATTATTCAGGCAGGAGGAGAATCTTCTAATCAGGAAATGGTTAACCTCATGTGTCAATATGTCTATGATTTAGCTTTGATGGCACAACGGGCATTTGACGCACAGGGTATGACAGACTTCGTGGCGCGATCGAACCAAGTGTTAACGAAACTTACCAAGCGCTAA
- a CDS encoding type II toxin-antitoxin system RelE family toxin, whose translation MFDYILLKNAEKFLLKLPQNEQIRIIQALDSLHNNVTNLDIKKLKGRLEFRLRVGKYRILFIEDTDNNLYVITTIGSRGDVYK comes from the coding sequence ATGTTTGACTATATTCTCCTTAAAAATGCGGAGAAATTTTTATTAAAATTGCCACAAAATGAACAAATAAGAATCATTCAAGCATTAGATAGTTTGCATAATAATGTGACTAATCTTGATATTAAAAAGTTAAAAGGGCGTTTAGAATTTCGTTTAAGAGTGGGGAAATATCGTATTTTATTTATAGAAGATACTGATAATAATTTATATGTTATTACAACAATTGGTTCAAGGGGAGATGTTTATAAATGA
- a CDS encoding DUF4926 domain-containing protein — MNKPELLDVIELLVDIPQYSLRKGEQGTIVEDYEYALNINHLIGEDKTYLFEKYLGYTQNNYDFLKQQIKKKVMKDFPNVDYLMNCNK; from the coding sequence ATGAATAAACCTGAATTATTAGACGTGATCGAATTATTAGTAGATATTCCTCAATATAGTCTGAGAAAAGGAGAACAAGGCACAATAGTTGAAGATTATGAATATGCTCTCAATATTAATCATCTCATAGGTGAAGACAAAACGTATCTGTTTGAAAAATATTTGGGATACACTCAAAACAACTATGATTTTCTGAAACAACAAATAAAGAAAAAAGTTATGAAAGATTTTCCTAATGTGGATTATTTAATGAATTGTAACAAATAA
- a CDS encoding protein kinase domain-containing protein, producing MEEAIASRYKIVKNLGSGGFGDTFLAQDLQMPSARQVVIKKLKPVHHHHISLEFIEKLFEKEAKVLEELGENCPQIPTLYAYFRENKEFYLVQEYIEGKSLAELGIIHPNQCESILSSLLNTLKYVHGKNIIHRDIKPENIILRDSDKLPVLIDFGAVKESMGAVQLSSGSTVSSVIIGTRGFIPPEQSAGRTVFSSDLYALSLTIIYSLTGKYPIELPNNNITGELDWQSYIPNLPLNLKTVLEKASKIDLAQRYPTAQEMYEALHLSQGQTMAVTPNPIDLQKSSTPNLAPTVLIPNSMASVPQQVSQVSQPLINPQKNNLLVILITALLVALGVSGGFFVVQQMKETQARLEEIEKEKEETEARLAEEQTKREEEELKRQESEKMRLEAEKERAKAEELRRQAEIKAQSQPQIRTVVVNPSSLTDGSYGTITGSTGSKNIRSGPGTGYAVVGEGYTGEPIEILDSGYDNGGYLWYKIYHPSSGVTGWMAGQLVNY from the coding sequence ATGGAAGAGGCGATCGCATCCAGATATAAAATCGTTAAAAACCTCGGCAGTGGTGGCTTTGGAGATACATTTCTCGCTCAAGATTTACAAATGCCTTCTGCTAGACAAGTAGTTATCAAAAAACTTAAGCCTGTTCATCATCATCATATTTCTCTTGAGTTTATCGAGAAACTATTTGAGAAAGAGGCAAAGGTATTAGAAGAATTAGGAGAAAATTGTCCACAAATTCCCACTCTATACGCTTATTTTCGAGAAAATAAAGAATTTTATCTAGTTCAAGAATATATTGAAGGTAAAAGTTTAGCGGAATTGGGAATAATTCACCCCAATCAATGCGAATCTATTTTATCATCCCTGCTTAATACTCTCAAATATGTTCATGGCAAGAATATTATTCACCGTGACATTAAACCTGAAAACATCATTCTTAGAGACAGTGACAAATTACCCGTCTTGATTGACTTTGGTGCAGTCAAAGAAAGTATGGGGGCTGTACAATTAAGCAGTGGTTCGACTGTAAGTTCAGTAATTATTGGTACAAGAGGCTTCATACCACCAGAACAAAGCGCAGGTAGGACAGTATTCAGTAGTGACCTATACGCCCTGAGTTTAACCATTATTTATAGCTTAACAGGAAAATATCCCATAGAACTACCCAATAACAACATTACGGGAGAATTGGATTGGCAAAGCTATATTCCTAATTTACCGTTAAATTTGAAAACAGTACTGGAAAAAGCCTCAAAAATTGATTTAGCTCAAAGGTATCCTACCGCCCAAGAAATGTATGAAGCCTTGCATCTCAGTCAAGGACAAACTATGGCAGTAACTCCAAATCCTATTGACTTACAAAAATCTAGTACTCCTAATCTAGCACCGACAGTCTTAATTCCCAACAGTATGGCTAGTGTGCCTCAACAGGTGTCGCAAGTTTCTCAACCCCTTATTAACCCTCAAAAAAATAATTTGCTAGTCATATTAATAACAGCTTTATTAGTGGCTTTAGGGGTATCAGGAGGATTTTTTGTCGTTCAACAAATGAAAGAAACTCAGGCAAGATTAGAAGAAATTGAAAAAGAGAAAGAGGAAACAGAAGCAAGACTAGCTGAGGAACAGACAAAACGAGAGGAGGAAGAATTAAAACGGCAAGAGTCGGAGAAAATGAGATTAGAGGCTGAAAAGGAAAGAGCAAAAGCTGAGGAATTACGTCGTCAAGCCGAAATAAAGGCACAATCTCAACCTCAAATTCGCACAGTTGTAGTTAATCCGTCCAGTTTAACAGATGGTTCTTATGGAACAATTACGGGTAGTACAGGCTCAAAAAATATTCGTTCTGGACCGGGTACGGGTTATGCTGTAGTAGGAGAAGGATACACTGGTGAACCCATTGAAATTTTAGATAGTGGCTATGACAATGGAGGGTATCTTTGGTATAAGATTTATCATCCTTCATCAGGGGTAACAGGGTGGATGGCAGGACAATTAGTTAATTATTAG
- a CDS encoding D-alanyl-D-alanine carboxypeptidase family protein, translating into MKKFCQFLESNFQIVNFFLASIIIGGLFGFWYLPQSSQKRNTNINNPPSSETKITPTNSPETATESPLTIANSPRNNPEIPVDNTSVTPSPTSNNSTASITPPATVNNTPIATSPTNEQEKVKNPINSSQSPEIEDQELVKINYLLSSTYFGHFPFQEAPQARLMNMGKYYNRTEYLDREAGEAFLRMKAVAKNQGVELVLISGFRSISSQTQLFQKQIQKRGSKEEAVKLSAPPGHSEHHTGYALDIGDGKQPSFDLKTQFQSTQAYQWLINNAHKYGFELSFPPNNLQGVSFEPWHWRFVASDRANTIFAMPRHLLYQNK; encoded by the coding sequence ATGAAAAAATTTTGTCAATTTTTGGAGTCTAACTTTCAAATAGTTAATTTTTTTCTCGCTTCAATTATTATAGGTGGACTTTTCGGTTTCTGGTATCTCCCTCAATCCTCTCAAAAGAGAAATACGAATATTAATAATCCTCCCTCTTCTGAAACTAAAATCACCCCCACTAATTCTCCAGAAACGGCAACCGAATCACCTCTTACTATTGCTAATTCTCCTCGCAACAATCCAGAAATACCCGTTGATAATACTTCTGTCACCCCTTCCCCAACTTCCAATAACTCCACTGCATCTATTACACCTCCCGCAACCGTGAATAATACTCCTATTGCTACTTCGCCCACTAATGAGCAAGAAAAGGTAAAGAATCCCATTAATAGTTCACAATCCCCCGAAATAGAGGATCAAGAATTAGTTAAGATTAATTATCTTCTTTCTTCTACTTATTTTGGTCATTTTCCCTTTCAAGAAGCCCCTCAAGCAAGATTAATGAACATGGGAAAATATTATAATCGCACAGAGTATTTAGACAGAGAAGCAGGGGAAGCATTTTTGCGGATGAAGGCGGTGGCGAAAAATCAAGGTGTTGAATTAGTTTTAATTTCAGGATTTCGCTCAATTTCTTCACAAACCCAATTATTCCAAAAACAAATCCAAAAGCGGGGTAGTAAAGAAGAAGCCGTGAAATTAAGCGCACCTCCGGGACATAGTGAACATCATACGGGTTATGCTTTAGATATAGGCGATGGGAAACAACCATCTTTTGATTTGAAAACTCAATTTCAATCTACACAGGCTTATCAGTGGTTAATTAATAATGCCCATAAATATGGCTTTGAGCTATCCTTTCCCCCAAATAACTTACAAGGGGTAAGTTTTGAGCCTTGGCATTGGCGTTTTGTTGCTTCTGATCGTGCTAATACAATTTTTGCTATGCCTAGACATTTACTTTATCAGAATAAATGA